GCTTACTCATTGTTTTGCACATTCTATATTCCGGTGTATTAGCTTTGGGCAAAAATCCAAACAATTGTCCgtagaacaaataatttaattcatctgCATGACATGCAcctatgaattttataattacgtcAACCTAGTTGATAAATTtgtctaattaaaaatcattaattaaataaataaatgatacctTTCATCGAATGAAATATTGGCCGTGTAGCAAATAGGAGTTTTTTGCAAGCATTGAGTTCACcatcaaatttgaattcataattgtaaattggtgctttatcttttttaagtaaatcatTAAAGCCACGATAAAAGTCTTTAGTGAAAAATACATCACTAAACAACtggaaaaaatgaataattaattccattagtttataaaatatacaaatatcacATGGAATCTATTCCACAAACCTAAGTtcataaatgataaaacagGTATTGAGGTATTccaatggaaaataataaaataaaagtaaaacgtACTTACACGACatgtattttctaatttagttATATCACTAGATTGCTCATGTTCATTGAAATAAAAGTTCTTTACTTTTTGAATGACTTCTTCACtataatgattttcaaataatttactaatctCTTCTAATTTGTGATAATCAAATAACTTTCCCAATTTGTGTTCTAAAAACaaagttgtaataattattaattatattcaataaaagtttacatttttatttaaatggccataacaaaaatatataacattaaattaaatttaaaacaacaaaagcAATAGTAACAGTaatcattttctatattttaatcctCTTCCTTGTAcgagttattacaatatttaaagaaaactaatggtatataatatttatatttgttttctaacctatatataatatacatatatgatatcattgattttataaaatattatataataaaatcaatgatgATATATACACCTATTTTGATGAATAAACAAGTTTTTACTTAATTGAAAAACAGCATATTTTCTTAGAGACCTAGAATATAACTGTTTAATGCCGAGTTGcacaaaaaaattgacatcTCTAATGGTtcactaaaaattaatcagtCAATCATGAGCCACTACCACGATTATaaagaacaataaaaaaataataataataataatcgtggcCACTACATCATGTTTAAGGgactctataatatttttagactaTTTTCTCtctattgattaattaaatgtttagtgatagtttatgaaataaaatgtaaaaatatttagtgatttaatattaaaataaaatttaaccaaAATTACGTGTATTCATCAATtttgttgattaaaaaaaatatggccattgatttgataatataattaaaaaataatttgcctCCAAACACTATCATTCCTTCCATATTGTTAACTCCAGAAATTAAAGGTAATGGAGATGccgatttgattaaaatatctgGATGAGCAGGTAAAAGTCTTTCACTTACGGCTTCACTTTCCACAGTTGGAACAAACTGGAAATTAAGCAAATCTCTTTGgcccttttaaaataaaataaaccaaaacaattattaaaacaatttatacaaataattttatttataaatcaaaactacctaaataaataaatatttttatcaataatatttgactTTGATAGTTTGtaaagatataaaatttacaataaaaataaaaatattataaattattcataatattgaaaaaagacTCTCTCCTGGTCAGACTTTTTAATTTGGTAATCTTTGGCAGTTTTCTTCAGTTTTCATTATCAAAGTATTGAATTGAAAGGtataaaaaaccaataaagtTAACTAAACAATGTATATCCtgctttcataattttatttttacatgattatagtattatagattattagataatatttaatacatcataCTTACTTCAATTTTGAACTTAAATGTTGTACATTTAACTAAATCGATTGCCGGaatgtttagtaaatattttactatttcttTAGGATCATCTTTTTGGCATCCCAATTTTTCAGCCAACTTAAAGGCTACTTCTTTGTGTCTTTCATTAAAAGCCCATGGATTAAAAATACACCCACTTTGCATTATAGCTTTGTCAAATgaacctaaaataaaaataataaaaaaatatttaatatctaattatcattattcataattatcataGTGATTTCAATTCAgtacaattaaatgtatttacacaGAAATTAAATGGCTTTGTAAGATATCaatcaatactattttatttattattggttttaaaaataaaaaattaaatacgaataaaaaaataaaaaataaaaatttattttttgtttcaattctaatctatattaattaaattatataatatatataatgtataattacacTTGATgatcattaaaacaatatacattcaattaaaatttaataatatcaaaaatactttatatttgtttcattacAGACTTCGGAATTCAaacaaatgattattaaattctaaaatgataaatcatcaTTTAAGACTTAGGAAAAGAACTTATATCACGATTAACACATTATctcacatataattttatttctaacaagtcataaattattctcttaaatatgtacttagGGTTCCCATGAAATTCTGATTTGTTAAAGTGAATGgacattatacttttttttttttgctttagtTATTtgggttaataaaaaaaaatggaattttaatgtcaaataataatgtcaaataataattactaataatttttattaaatttttaaggtaagttaaacaaattatatgcttaatttttatacaactaaAACCTAAAAAATGTGATTGAATTTTATTCTGGTTTATAGACTACTGTTCATTGAAATATGGTATACAGCAGTAtagtaaagttaataaattaaaaactaacctGTGGATAGTGGAGAAAGTAAATGACAATGAACAGAAGCAGATCCTGCACTTTCTCCAAAAATGGTAATATTGTTGGTATCACCTCCAAATGCTGCTATGTTGGCTTTTATCCATTTAAATGCGAAAAGTTGATCTTTTAAGCCCATATTACCAGGACATTCATCAATTCCAAAGTTTAGAAATCCTAAGAACAAAACCTgtgttcaattttttcaagaacttgttaaatatctatataaattgaaatatttattctataataacagttataaactaatactatttattatttttatacatatttacctaGGACATTTAAACGATAGTTGATTGTTAcaacaattacattttcatcAAGCAAATAATCAGGAGAGTAAAAATCTAACGATCCAGATCCATAATTAAATGCACCCCCATGTACGAATATCATAACAGCTTTTTTTTCAACCACTTCTTCctggtaaattataatgcatcaATTATTAACCCAataatctatacaatataacaaaatgcTTTTACAACCTGTGGTACAAATATGTTTAGATACAAACAATCTTCACttccaacaatttttttggtcATAAAAACATCAAACTGCATACATACTTTACCGCATGAAAATGCTTTATAAATACCAGTACCATCCTGGATGTTTGACAGGAggctaaaacaaaattaaaaaagcaaatttggtaaattatttgaactgttacatttatgaaattaaattcaatacgtTTTGATGTGTCAGTTTCAATGAACTGACAAAAAATCTCTACTTACCGATTTTGGAATGAGATATACTTCATTAcatgttcataatatttttttagttaaaagtaggtaatttataaatttgatacattgttgaaattatatactattaaaaaggCTCACCTTGAATCGCAAGTCTTTAATTGGTGGTAAAGCATAGGGTATGCCTAGAAAACTGacatatgatttatttgataatcgtGTTTTGTAGTGTAGTCCTTGTAATGTACCTTGTTCAAGGACGACTGTCATTTTCTTTCGgggctaaaaaaaattgaataattttaagtattagatAGGTATGAAATTGGCTacagttacaataataattataaatacacaaatatgtaaaacaaatacagtataattatcTTATGATAAATGGATTGAgagaaacaattattataatcatttaatttttaaaaatttaaatataacaataatacacctGACTTTTCTATTTCCaattgaacaataattaataataaaaataaataatagttgtcattcatgtgttattattgtatgtttgtTAGGTAGGTACAAGATCATTAACATAGATAATTCACTACATCAATCCTGTA
This sequence is a window from Rhopalosiphum maidis isolate BTI-1 chromosome 1, ASM367621v3, whole genome shotgun sequence. Protein-coding genes within it:
- the LOC113550692 gene encoding LOW QUALITY PROTEIN: esterase E4-like (The sequence of the model RefSeq protein was modified relative to this genomic sequence to represent the inferred CDS: deleted 1 base in 1 codon) gives rise to the protein MGRLSSTFIIFRIGAIVVFNKLMVFLTSIIPRKKMTVVLEQGTLQGLHYKTRLSNKSYVSFLGIPYALPPIKDLRFKPPVKHPGWTGIYKAFSCGKVCMQFDVFMTKKIVGSEDCLYLNIFVPQEEVVEKKAVMIFVHGGAFNYGSGSLDFYSPDYLLDENVIVVTINYRLNVLGFLNFGIDECPGNMGLKDQLFAFKWIKANIAAFGGDTNNITIFGESAGSASVHCHLLSPLSTGSFDKAIMQSGCIFNPWAFNERHKEVAFKLAEKLGCQKDDPKEIVKYLLNIPAIDLVKCTTFKFKIEGQRDLLNFQFVPTVESEAVSERLLPAHPDILIKSASPLPLISGVNNMEGMIVFGEHKLGKLFDYHKLEEISKLFENHYSEEVIQKVKNFYFNEHEQSSDITKLENTCRLFSDVFFTKDFYRGFNDLLKKDKAPIYNYEFKFDGELNACKKLLFATRPIFHSMKGACHADELNYLFYGQLFGFLPKANTPEYRMCKTMSKLWCNFAKTGNPNSEQNSNVVWNNSSVGDPKYLSIDGDNTQMVDGVINTSSVQFWENIFEIIRLKQKL